DNA from Triticum aestivum cultivar Chinese Spring chromosome 7D, IWGSC CS RefSeq v2.1, whole genome shotgun sequence:
ACTGGTCGTTGCAGCCGCTGCTGCCTTTGTTGACAGGTTATGCACATTACTGGCGGCAACAAGTCTGATGCTCCCACAAAAGACTACTCCACAAGGACAGACTTGTTATGAAAATAACAAATGTACTCATAAAGTTGCCAAAGAGAGTTGACGAAGAAGAGATGAACGGAATACAGAGCATCTCCAGGATAATGCACTATTACTAGGACAGCACAGAAGCACCCATTTTATACAGAAATACTGAATACAGACCATGAATATCCCATGATGAAGCCCCTAATATTACAACGAGGAGCAAACGACACTAGAGTTGGCGCCAGTGGCGTACAATACTTAACCCAGCCATCAAGTATACTTCCGAGAACTAGTCAGAGCTCGACAAAGCAACGGTGACAGACATGAACGACATACGATATAATCATAGATAGACACAATACAGTTTATATGAAGGCTACAGCTTATAGCTCGTAGATAGTGGAATTTATTCAACTTAAACGCGTAAATAGGGCAGGCTGGGCACTTGCTACAGCGCAGCACATACCTCAGGCAACAGCGacggcaaattatatttgggcaaCTAGGGGTTATTATATCTTGGCCTTTTCTCTTCCCTTGCAACTCACCTTGCTGTCGGCTGGCCGGGTAGCATCGGAATTGGCACTGGCATCGGCATTGTCATAGCTGTAATATATTTGATTCTACTTGAACATCCACTGCTATGTAAATTTTCTTGTATCTATTCCCTTGTATGTGTCACCCATTACTGCTGATAATATATTCCAATGACCCTTTCCTAGCTCCCACTACACATAGTTATCAATGAGCTGTCTTAGTCTGTGCTTATATTTTTATTACGAACAGTCATCGGTCTGCTGGTAAACTGAAACAGCAAACATGAACAAGTTCTCTCCTAGTCTGTGCTTATATTTTCATTAAGCAAAGTTCATCGGTATGCTGGTAAACAGAAAAGCAAACATGAACAAGTTCTCTCCTCATTGTTCTTCTGACGTGAACAACTTCCCTACTCATTAATATTCTGGCTCAACAGTCTCTGCACACAATCTTGTCTTGTCTTATTTTCTTGAAGGCATATGAAGGATCTCTGCACTTTGCCAATCTTCTTAAATGAACCGTGAAATGATCTCCTTCCTCCAGGAGGTGACGTGGTTCACAGCATCCATACTTTTGCGTTAAGTTGAGAGTAAACCAGCAGCTCTTCGCAAGCAGGGACATAAATCAGCTGAAATCTTTAAGAGAGTGCAAATACAATTGCACACTGATCAGGCCACCAATGGTTGAATGATTTTGACTCTTGATCTCCTATCTCAAATCCAGTTGAAATATTTCCCATTTATTGTCTTAGTCATATTTTCTTGACAAGAAAAGGTATGAAGGATATCTGCACTTCAAGTTTCTTGAATGATCCATGAAAAGATATTTATCCAGGTGGTAAGAGCAATCCAGACGCTCTTTGCAAGCACGGACATAAATCAGCTGAAATCGTTAAGAGAGTGCAAAAACAATTGCATGCTGATGAGGCCACCAATGGTTTGACTGATTTCGACTCATGCTCTCATACCTCAAATACAGTTGAAATATTTTCCGTTCGTTGATCAAATTTCCAGTGGCCACATGTTCAATCTAAAGTTCCTGTGGAGTCATGGTTTGTCAACTTGCGGTTAGTCACGACAATTCACTGTTCTCACACAAATTCAAGGAAACTATCTGCAGTTTCCACACCACCTCTGTACCAAAGGGATCATCCACTTTCGCAGACTATGGCTTTTCTCTGGTTTCTTCTCTACTCACTCAGCATCTGTTCCCCTACCCTCCTCCTGATGCAAATAGAGCCCTTACACAATTGCAATACACTCCACTTACCTCAAGCTGTCGAGACACGCCCAATTTGATGGTCCAATCAGGAACTATAATCAACACAAACTCACTTCTCAACAGGGCACGCAATTATTAATTTGATCAACAAGCACATCATCAAACTGGACAGATCTCATCTGCCGGTGGCCAAATTCCAGATCTGCTAATCCGAGCACGCCGGCAAGCCAAAGCAGACCATGTGACATCAAGCCGgcaaaaaaagggaagaaaaacaGCCAAGATACAGGAACGACCTAATAGTTTGCCCCCAGATCTAACGCCCGACGCCGCTGTTAGCACCGAAGCACGTACCTCGCGGCAGCCAGCGCCCAGCCGCCGTCTAATATAGCCACTAGTTGGCGACGTCCCCGCGCTCGGCGGCGGCCGACGCGTCCTGCAGCTGCTGGTACGGCTTGTCGTCGTGGACGAAGAAGACGTAGAAGCCGCCGCAGGTGGTGGCGGCGGCCATCGCCCAGACCAGGAGCTTGACGGCGAGCGGCATGACCTCGGCGACCTTGTAGGTGAACATGACGGTGAGCAGCGTGGTGAGCGCCCAGACGGCGGCCTTGATCCGCTCCCGGCGGGGGGAGTGGCGGTCGAGGCGCTCGTAGAGGCGCAGGCAGGCGAAGAGGGCCACGAGGTCGAGGTAGGAGACGGCGACGAAGATGACGGACCCGGCGTCGCCGTTGGAGCGGTACACGGCCATGCCGGAGTTGAAGGTCAGGAAGACGAACCCTAGCGCCGTGAGCCACGATAACTCTGCCATCGCTGGTGCCGCTGCGGATCCGTGCTGCTACCTGCGACGGATAAGAGACGAGTCAGGGTGGATTTAAAGGGGGCGGAGAAACGGAGAAGCCGCGACCGGCCGCGGAATCGCCGAAGGGGGGAAAAAGATTGGAAAGAGGAACGCACCTGATTATTTATGGTTGGTGGAGACTGACGATGAACTACGCGTCTGGAGAGCACAAGGGTTTGGGTCTTAACGTGTTTCTTTGGGTCGCTGTCGTGAGAGATGGTGTGTCCACCGATGTACCGAAAGCGTGTCTCGTGCACTAGACTCTTCTTTTTTCTTGTGAAGTACGTGTACGTTCTTTTTTCTGAAAAATATTCAGATCTAGGAGTATTATAAAAAATTCATCAGAACCACGTACAAAACACCTCAAACACAATAAAAATTAAAGAGAAATTCATATTACAACTCTGAATTACCATATAAGATACAACACCAAACTCCAAAGTCTTCTACTTCATAACATCAAACTTTCAAAAATTGACAAGAATTAACCCTAAACCGTTTTTGACTGGTTTCAGTCGGCCCACTATGCCACCCTGACCTTTAACCCTGGTCATGGGACGAGGCTTGCCTCCTCTCCCTCCTGTGCTCCCATCCATACTCCCGCACCATCCATTCTTCATCTGACGGTTACAACATTTTCCCTCCCTCTCGATCCTTTTCCAGTCAAAACTAAAGCAAACAAACTCCCGTATTTCCTTCTGCCGTGGCCCGCGCCGCTGGCACGCCCTCCCCGCACGATCCCTTTCCATTGATTCAGTGCGGTAGAAACAAAAGCTAAATACCGAGATGAACAAAATCATCATGCTACTAAGAACCAGAGCTTAATGTTGATGCACACAGGAATGTGTTGCGGTGTTGCcgcatgccaccaaagaagaaagAACACACAAAAGTTGCATGCACCAGTCGACTAGTTGCTCAGAAGGTACAGCGACGGACGGATCGAGGCGCCGGCGTCTCCGATGAGTGGGCGCCATGACGGCCACGGGAGGAGATAGAGGCGACGACCTCGTGCTACATCTCGGCGGCTGTGGAACTTCGTTCGGTGGTAGAGGAGGGAGAACGGGGCGGCTGACGGGAGGAGATGAAGGCGGCAACGGGACCTTGGTCGGGGTCGCCGGGTCGGACAATCGGCTGTCGATCGGAACTTCGGAAGGTATGAGGGAAGGAGACGAGAAGAAATTACGTGCTTGAGATGGAATACAGACTTTTGTTTGCTTTCTTTTAGCTGAAAAATGGTGCAGCCGCTGGATGAGAATTTAACTGTGCGGGAGTATAGATGGGAGCACGGGAGGGGAGCAGGCAAGCCTCGTCCCTAGTCATGGGCCGGCAGTGCTAAAAAAGCCGTCAACGTGGCAGCTCCAACCGATTGGACTCTGGCGAGGCTGAAGCTAGGCTACATGGAGCTGGTGGGCTGGTGGGGGATAATTGACTCATGGGCATTCAGTAGGAGGCCCCTTTACGAGTCTTCCTCCTCCAAACTGACAAAATTGACAAGAACTCCATCCACTCAGCCACTGGAGGAGCTTCTTGGAGGCCAAAGGGGGCCACGACCGCCCCTCCAAAAGTGAAAACAAAAGTTATTACCATGTTTTGTCCCATATTCCTGTTTCTCCCCCACAATgttgagagaattccttatttggctcTTTCTTAAATTTTGCTTTCCTTTTTGGCCCTAAAAAACATTTTCTTCCCTTTTTGACACACAAATTTTATTTTGTTCCCTCCATGACAATTATGGCAATTTTGGCGACTAACACAGTGAAGTGCAACATGAAAAGTCGCTTTTACCCCCTGCTTTAGCTCACTGGCAAAAAAAATCCCCACCGCGCCTTCTCACCCGAGTCCACCCAAGCGCAAAAAAAAGCTGCAAGGGCCCATAGCGTGACGTCACCACGTCGCAGGGCCCGCGTGATTTGCATGGTGGTTTAGCATGGCACGAGTCTTCAAGGTCGTGGCGCCTGGGGTAGGAAAACTACCGGCCATCACTTTCTTTCTGTAccgaaaaaaagagaagaagattaCAGAAAAGTCGCATTCGTATGCGATGCAAAACTCTCGTCTGGTCGTCTTTGTGATCGAGTGATTTAGCGAGTAGACCAAGGGCGTCGTCGCCGACCAGGCACTCACCTCCGGCAACACCACGCCCGCGCTTGTTGCGCAGAACGCCAACAATATCTACTTGTTCATCCGCGCCGGACAGATACGCACCAAGATCTTCCCTTCGCTGATTTTGAGGGAGGGGGATGACGGGTCCGTCACGTCTCCTTGGCGACACGCTAGGTGAGTCCGCCCCACGGCGATGGCCGGCGTGGTTCGCCGTAAACCTTCGGACGGCGACGACTCTCAGGCCATGTCGCGGGGAGGACGTGCTCGGCTCGCACCTGGACTCGGTGGAGCTCGTGGATGAGCGAGGGTGCACGATGGACAGGCGGGCCAGGAGAGGGCTCGTGTTGGCCCCTGGCTCTACAATCGTGTTCCCCTGTCATGTCGCGTGCATCGAGGAGGAAGACCCCGACGGGAGCGACGCCTCGAGAGCCGGCGAGGGAGGAATTGCGGCCGGTGGGAGAGGAAATGCGGCCGGTGGGGGAGTTAATTCGGGCAATACTTATGGCCGGGTTACTCCGCTCCTTCTCGGTCCTTCACTTCCTCTCCCAGCCGTCTCGTTCACCTCTCTCCTGGTTGACGACTGCAGCGGAGATGGTGGAGATCAGCGAGGAGAAGTTGAGGAGGTTTGCAGGCAGGGACGCGCGCCTGCGTGCTCGCCTGAGGGAGATCGGCTCGTGGTACACCAGCAAAAGGGAGATGTATGGGGAGGCGGAGGTGATCTTCGAGGGCctgacggcggcggaggagcggtcGTTGTTCGGGCAAGGTGGGCGCAAGCATCCACTCTAGGTGCTGCTGTGGGCGATGGATCAGGCGGACTCGCCGGTGAGAGCTGTGGCGAGGAAGTGGGTAGCGTTAACCTCCTTCGAGACGGCGAATCTCGCCCCGGCCATGCGGGAGTCGACGCTCAGATCCCGCGAGGGGTGctggctcttcctgctccaggATCGGCCATGGCGCCGATCGAGATCCGCGAAGACCCAGTGGAGCAACCACCGCAGGAGGAGGCGCGACAGATGGAGGCGCGGATCCCGCGACGCTCGGCTCGACTCGCCCCAACTCCGACAACACTGACCCCTCGCCGCTCGGCACGCCTCGCCGGAATCGATGCCTGAAGCCTTCACTAGCCCACAACCGCTTCTGGATGTTGGCTAGCGAAGATTCAggtcccgattctgatgaggatgatgatgcaGGTAATCATTGTGACTCCGCTCCTTCATATGATCCTTCTGTCTGCAAATATCGCATGCAATTTGAGGATGTTGATACACAAAGCCGAATCAGGCTTGTGAatagaaaaatgaagaaaaaaatgaaTCGATATGTGCAGAGTTTACTTCTGAAGCATGAGGGGGATGCAGAtaggaagaaaaatgataggatgtGTACCGATTTTAgtagggacatgacacatattgaTTCTCCTAGTTGGGGAGATTATCACTGTAGTGAAATTGATATGGCGCTCATAAAAATGAAGCCCAGAAATCCAATAATCTGGGATTATACCAGATTCCCTGAATTTTTAAGTGACATTGAACCTGATGATATCAATCCTCCCAAAAACTTATCAATGGTTCTAATAGGAGAATGGACAAGATTGATAAGGAAGATATTAGGATTGATATCCCTGAGAATTATGCGCTGGAGGAAGTGGTTGGTGAATTTCAGAGAGGATGAGAGATTCAGAGTGCTGGAAAAGAAAACAGGGATGACAGCAGAGAAGGAGAGTGGGGGGAGATTCGCTCTGATAACGTGGGCTTTAAGGGCTCCTGGCCCAATAAGGTGAGAAGTTTTGGGGGCCTAGGGAGGGGCGTGGAGGGGATGGACATATATAAAGGAGGTATCCCACCTTTAGTTCCTGAACCTGATTTCCTTCACCCCCAAACCCTAAAaacctcaaggcggcggcgagcagagAGGCTGAGACTGAGGAAGAAGAGATCTCCTGGGAAGAAGAAGAGATCATGGCCAATAGACAAGAGAGCTGGCGCCCCAAGCCAGGGAGAGGGACAGGCTTCGGAGGGAGAGGTAATTACTACAACAAGCCCAACAATTCTGAGAGAGGTTTCAACAGGATAGATGGGAGAGATCAAGATAATTTTGACTGGAGGAGTAGGGATGGAAACTACATAGGAGGATCTGGGACCAACAGCAGTGGTTCTGGGGGAGAAGGGACATCTATGGGGAGTGGCAGGGATCTGGATGGCAAGGTTGGGAACTTTGGCCCAGGCAGAATGGGGGGGGCAGCAGGAAAGAGTTCATGTGGGGAGTGGAGAGATGGGATCTGGAGGTGGTTTTGCAACAGCCAATCCTAGTGTCCCATAGATGGGTATGCAGGGGGGACAGATGCAGATGGCAGGTGGTTTCCCTGTGATAAATAACTCTAGCTTCCCTCAGTTGGTACCAGTTGGAATGGGCTTGGGACAATTTGGGTTCATGCCACAGGAGCAAATGGCACAGCAATACCAGTATCTGCTCTCCAACATGCCAAAACAAGAGACTTTGAAACTGCAGGGGCAACAAAAAGATGAAGGGGAAAAAGGGGCAGCAAAGAAGAAAGAAATAAGGAACAACATCAAGGAACTGTTCTGTGTCAAGTGCAAAGAGCAGGGCACCTGAAGAGTGACTGCAAAAACAAATTGTTCTGTGTGGTGTGCCAGAGAGCATCACACAATACTGAAGATTGTACAGTGCTGAAACAAGCTAAACCGGTGGCCAAATATGTGGGATATGGAGCTAGGGGCCTAGGCTGCTTACTGGTGCAACACACTAAAGATATTGTAGCTGCTGAACATACAAACCCCATGGCTTTGGTGACTGTTCACTCTGGGCAGCTGAATGAAACTACAATTGCTTTTGGATTCTCTAAGATGTTTGAATGGGGATGGACCTGGAGAGCTAAATTTCAAAGTCCTGTAACTTATCTGATGAGATTCCCCAATAAAGCTAAATTGGTGGAATTAAAAAACTTTGGAAAATTCACTCTGCTGGGGACAGGAGCAATGGTTGAGGTTGATTTCTGGAGTCCAAATGATAAAGCCAAAGGGAAGCTACACTCTGTGTGGATAAAAATGTGGGGAGTGCCTGACAACCTGAGACATTACTTGGGGATATGTGAGATTGGGTCTGCTTTGGGGCCAGTGGTGGAGGTGGATATTGAACACATACACTCCAGGGAGGAGATCAAAGTGAAGGTTGGAGTGAGAGACATACACAAGATACCAGCAGGAACTGAGATAACCACCAGAGACTTACTCCTGTATGATATATACTTTGAGTTTGACTCAGTTGCTGAACAAGGGTGGTACAATTTTGAGGAGGGGAACAAAAGGAAGATGTTTGAATATCTGGAGCTAGAACACTTTGAGACACAAAGAGAAAATGACATGCAAAAGAAAAGCAAACAAACAGACACTGGGAAACAAAATGTGAGCCTGGGGAGTCTGGGTCTGAAACAATATGAGCAGGTGGTTCTGAAATATGGGGAGAGTTGCCAAACCAATGATACTCTTGAAGAGAATAAAAAGGCAGAGATAGTTGCAGAGATGCAGGGGAGAGAGGAGGACCTGTTATCTAGGTTGTAGAAAGCAGAAGAGTTAGCTGCTAGACAGTCTGCACAGCTGATGTTGgaagaaaaaaggagaaaagaaatggAGATCATTAGGAAAACTCTGGAAAATGAGGTAAAGAGACAACATGAGTTGCTCCAGATTAATCTGAAAGGATGTGAAGAAGTAAAAGGGTCACAATCTGGAGATAAGAACACTGCTGAGGGAGAAGAAGTGGAAACTCTAGATGAAGATATGGGGATTGAGGACAAacaagaggagggaggagagatgaCAGACCAGGAGCTGATGGCACAAGCCACTGGATTGGGATATGTAGAGCCAGTGGATTATACAGCTAGTCAAGAGACAGATTCCTTTGAGACCAAGATTTTGAAGGCTGGGAAAAGAGATGCTGATCTTAAGGATGAAGAGGAGGAGTTGAGGAGATGCATTAGGTTAAAAGGAAAAGAAGATCGCAAGATTTCAGAGCTGGCGAAGGAAAGGGTAGCAAAGAAGGATAATTATGGTAAGTTGGGTGATATTGGGAGTTTTCCAAATTGTGACAGTTTCTTTCAGAAAGTTGCTGAAGGGGTTGGTGTTAATATTGGAAATAATCCTGATATGATAAAATATAATATAGAATTGATAAAAAAGTGGAACAAGCTAGAATTGATTTATGGTTGTCTGACTTCAACAAAGAACAAAAACAGGTTGTTTTGCCTGAGGGTGATGAGATCATTGATACTTGGGAATATACCCTGGAAGATCTTTTGGACCAGGGAGAAGATGGAGCTGATGGGGAAGATGATGATTGGGAAATAGTCAAAGAgctctttgaaggaaatatgccctagaggcaataacaaagttattatttatttccttctatcatgataaatgtttattattcatgctagaattgtattaatcggaaacataatagttgtgtgaatacatagacaaacagagtgtcactagtatgcctctacttgactagcttgttgatcaaagatggtttcgtttcctagccatagacatgagttgtcatttgattaacgggatcacatcattaggagaatgatgtgattgacttgacccattccgttagcttagcacttgatcgtttagtattctgctattgctttcttcatgacttatacatgttcctacgactatgagattatgcaactcccgtttactggaggaacactttgtgtgctaccaaacatcacaacgtaactgggtgattataaaggtgctctacaggtgtctccaaaggtacttgttgggttggcgtatttcgagattaggatttgtcactccgattgtcggagaggtatatctgggccctctcggtaatgcacatcactataagccttgcaagcattgtaactaatgagttagttgcgggatgatgtattacagaatgagtaaagagacttgccggtaacgagattgaactaggtattgagataccgacgatcgaatctcgggcaagtaacgtaccgatgacaaagggaacaacgtatgttgttatgcggtttgaccgataaagatcttcgtagaatatgtaggagccaatatgagcatccaggttccgctattggttattgaccggagacgtgtctcggtcatgt
Protein-coding regions in this window:
- the LOC123167857 gene encoding uncharacterized protein; the protein is MAELSWLTALGFVFLTFNSGMAVYRSNGDAGSVIFVAVSYLDLVALFACLRLYERLDRHSPRRERIKAAVWALTTLLTVMFTYKVAEVMPLAVKLLVWAMAAATTCGGFYVFFVHDDKPYQQLQDASAAAERGDVAN